One Thermofilum pendens Hrk 5 DNA segment encodes these proteins:
- the truD gene encoding tRNA pseudouridine(13) synthase TruD, protein MARRADSQLDRLLGLEYYGLDGAGTGGKLRSSLDDFIVREISIDGEVASPECKYAEGAGEFTWLVLEKRKIDTVSAARAVARFFGLKLRDVGIAGLKDTSAVTYQFISIPGEVKMESIEEFNLSHKRVKLHCPFRRPFALKPGMLYGNFFNVKVRGAECLECLEALLRELKEKKAVPNYYGYQRFGTVRPVTHVVGRMILLGEFKEAVEELIYKVFPGESQVSRRARLFLSESGDPLKALELFPKSLKSERAVLRHLARHPGDYVGALRAVSPYVKKLFIGAYQAYLFNKLLSKRIERGLSYYYPVPGDTVGIFREKRGGEVTGVLKVNDANVEKVKRWIDEGFAVLLLPVFGYNSNLSHGVVGEIERELLREEGIDVSMFRVKQIPEASSAGTYRYASLVPHALNVRVFGNDYELTFVLNKGAYATTLLRELVKPVEPARQGF, encoded by the coding sequence GTGGCGCGTCGCGCGGATAGCCAGCTCGACAGGCTGCTAGGCCTGGAGTACTACGGTTTAGACGGTGCTGGTACAGGTGGGAAGCTTAGAAGCTCGCTCGACGACTTCATCGTAAGGGAGATATCTATCGACGGGGAAGTAGCTTCTCCAGAGTGTAAGTACGCGGAGGGAGCCGGCGAGTTCACCTGGTTGGTGCTCGAGAAGAGGAAAATAGACACTGTGAGTGCAGCGAGAGCTGTTGCCAGGTTTTTTGGGCTAAAGTTGCGGGATGTAGGTATCGCGGGTCTCAAGGATACGTCGGCAGTTACGTACCAGTTCATCTCCATACCCGGAGAGGTCAAAATGGAATCAATAGAGGAGTTCAACCTGTCGCACAAGCGCGTTAAGCTACACTGCCCCTTCAGGAGGCCCTTCGCGTTGAAGCCCGGCATGCTCTACGGCAACTTCTTTAACGTGAAAGTGCGGGGTGCAGAGTGCCTGGAGTGTTTAGAGGCCTTGCTGCGCGAGTTGAAGGAGAAGAAGGCTGTACCCAACTACTACGGCTACCAAAGATTCGGCACCGTAAGGCCGGTCACGCACGTAGTCGGCAGGATGATACTCTTAGGAGAGTTTAAGGAGGCGGTCGAAGAGCTGATATACAAGGTCTTCCCGGGGGAGTCTCAAGTGTCAAGGAGGGCCCGCCTTTTCCTCTCAGAGAGCGGCGACCCCCTCAAGGCGTTGGAGCTCTTCCCCAAGTCTCTGAAGAGCGAGAGAGCTGTTCTGAGGCACTTGGCCAGGCATCCGGGCGACTACGTGGGGGCTTTGCGCGCGGTTTCGCCCTACGTGAAGAAACTCTTCATCGGGGCTTACCAGGCCTACCTTTTCAACAAGTTGCTCAGCAAGAGGATAGAGAGGGGTCTTTCCTACTACTACCCCGTTCCCGGCGACACGGTTGGGATATTCAGAGAAAAGAGAGGAGGCGAAGTCACAGGGGTGTTGAAGGTAAACGACGCCAACGTGGAGAAGGTGAAACGGTGGATAGACGAGGGCTTTGCAGTACTCCTACTCCCCGTGTTCGGGTACAACAGCAACCTTTCGCACGGAGTCGTCGGCGAGATAGAGCGCGAGTTACTGAGAGAAGAGGGAATCGACGTCTCTATGTTCAGGGTGAAGCAAATCCCCGAAGCATCATCCGCGGGGACCTATAGGTACGCCTCCCTAGTGCCCCATGCTCTGAATGTCCGGGTCTTCGGAAACGACTACGAGCTTACATTCGTACTAAACAAGGGAGCCTATGCTACCACCCTTCTACGAGAGCTGGTAAAACCCGTAGAGCCGGCGAGACAAGGCTTCTGA
- a CDS encoding tRNA(Met) cytidine acetyltransferase TmcA: MPLVPLEHLDEVREELVKARKSRHRRLLVITGDDDSRLVTTALDFIYNVKDLLSGEKVLYTYHAFYSDGAMRKELFEKGVPRELSVDYVSYHKLDEVLGRTYAAAVADLVNNLEPNDLGRVMGVVEGGGLYIFLLPSFTRLLETVTRFQSNLIVPGYTDKDLKRYFEKRFIKKVMEHQGVAVYDADNRYWVKKFGKTPSTPYARPKPVLPQKSKIPVKVFNLALTQDQVEVLKIFEHFYAKAEKEKLVFVLTADRGRGKSSAVGLGVGWLAHRLRRAKGKCKVVVTAPAVTNVQEVFRFSAAVLDLFKHKVEVLEDESGMITKLLSKGIEIEYVTPLDVLKAKGDLLVVDEAASIPVPLLFKMLKRFNKVVYSSTIHGYEGAGRGFSLRFLKRLKNEEGVKLYEYEMSEPIRYAPEDPIEKWTFDLLLLDAEPCEITEDDLSLVSAGEVYYDAPNEEELFLKNEEELRQFFGIYIMAHYRNNPNDLGIMMDAPHHFLRMVRLKNGKIVVSLELASEGNLGEDLSKESAKGAWLMGNIIPDRLIKHYKILDFGNLRGIRVVRIATHPSVMGKGLGSFALSRLEEEARRNGYDWVGAGFGVTYELLKFWLKNGYIPVHMSPEKNPVSGEYTVIVVKPLSEKAKRIVDVIAKEFKQKLLGSLASPYFDLEPEVALLLLKSTPSFEVKVNLTKLQLARFLTYAWSDMTLENCIDVVGIMTRLYFLSKKKPSLSELQELLLVSKILQAKSWHLTCQELNLSLAEATSNMKQIAQIFSKEFLGVNSEEEALRYFFLRMDDLNEGVSA; this comes from the coding sequence ATGCCGTTAGTCCCCTTGGAGCACCTAGACGAGGTGCGCGAAGAGCTAGTCAAGGCTAGGAAGAGTAGGCATAGAAGGCTCTTAGTGATAACCGGGGACGACGACTCGAGGCTCGTCACCACAGCTCTGGACTTCATATACAATGTTAAAGACCTGTTGTCAGGAGAGAAGGTGCTGTACACCTACCACGCCTTCTACTCGGACGGCGCTATGCGCAAAGAACTTTTTGAGAAAGGTGTTCCTCGCGAGCTTTCCGTGGACTACGTGTCGTACCACAAGTTGGACGAGGTTCTAGGGAGGACTTACGCCGCCGCTGTGGCGGACCTCGTGAACAACCTTGAGCCGAACGACCTTGGCAGGGTAATGGGGGTCGTTGAAGGAGGCGGGCTTTACATCTTCCTGCTTCCATCCTTTACGCGTCTCTTAGAAACGGTCACAAGGTTTCAGAGCAACCTGATAGTTCCTGGCTACACGGATAAGGATCTTAAGAGGTACTTCGAGAAGCGCTTCATAAAAAAGGTGATGGAACACCAGGGAGTAGCCGTCTACGACGCGGATAACAGGTACTGGGTCAAGAAGTTCGGGAAGACCCCCTCCACACCGTACGCTAGACCTAAGCCAGTACTACCGCAGAAGAGCAAAATACCGGTGAAGGTCTTCAACCTTGCTCTAACGCAGGACCAGGTAGAGGTACTTAAGATCTTCGAACACTTCTACGCAAAGGCGGAGAAGGAGAAGCTCGTATTCGTTCTAACGGCGGATAGGGGCAGGGGGAAGTCCTCAGCCGTGGGTCTAGGGGTTGGCTGGCTGGCCCACAGGCTTAGAAGGGCGAAGGGTAAATGCAAGGTTGTCGTAACGGCGCCCGCGGTGACGAACGTCCAGGAAGTGTTCCGCTTCTCGGCAGCCGTCCTGGACCTCTTCAAGCACAAGGTGGAGGTGCTAGAGGACGAGTCCGGTATGATAACCAAGTTGTTGTCTAAAGGCATCGAAATAGAGTACGTGACGCCCCTAGACGTTTTGAAGGCTAAGGGCGACTTGCTCGTAGTGGACGAAGCCGCCTCGATACCCGTACCTCTCCTCTTCAAAATGCTGAAGCGGTTCAACAAGGTTGTCTACTCCTCTACGATACACGGCTACGAGGGAGCCGGCAGGGGTTTCTCGCTGAGATTCCTCAAGCGCTTGAAGAACGAGGAAGGTGTAAAGCTTTACGAGTACGAAATGTCGGAGCCCATACGCTACGCTCCGGAGGACCCAATAGAGAAGTGGACTTTCGACTTACTGTTGCTGGACGCGGAACCGTGCGAGATAACGGAGGACGATCTCTCACTGGTAAGCGCCGGAGAAGTTTACTACGACGCGCCAAACGAGGAGGAGCTTTTCCTAAAGAACGAGGAGGAGCTTAGGCAGTTCTTCGGGATATACATCATGGCGCACTACAGGAACAACCCCAACGACCTAGGCATAATGATGGACGCACCGCACCACTTCCTGCGCATGGTTAGGCTGAAGAACGGTAAGATTGTAGTCTCGTTGGAGCTGGCGTCCGAAGGGAACCTCGGAGAAGACCTCTCCAAGGAGTCGGCGAAGGGGGCGTGGCTAATGGGTAACATCATACCCGACCGGCTCATAAAACACTACAAGATACTCGACTTCGGCAATCTAAGAGGGATACGCGTCGTGAGGATAGCGACGCACCCCTCCGTTATGGGGAAAGGTCTCGGTAGCTTTGCCCTTAGCAGGCTAGAGGAGGAGGCACGCAGAAACGGTTACGACTGGGTAGGCGCGGGCTTCGGGGTTACCTACGAGCTCCTTAAGTTCTGGCTTAAGAACGGCTATATACCAGTTCACATGAGCCCTGAAAAGAACCCTGTAAGCGGAGAATATACGGTCATAGTTGTAAAGCCTTTAAGCGAGAAGGCTAAAAGAATAGTCGACGTGATAGCCAAAGAGTTCAAGCAAAAGCTTCTAGGCTCGCTGGCATCGCCTTACTTCGACTTAGAACCTGAGGTAGCGCTTCTTCTTCTAAAGTCTACCCCGAGTTTCGAGGTAAAAGTCAACCTAACCAAGCTACAGCTTGCACGCTTCCTGACGTATGCGTGGAGCGACATGACGCTTGAGAACTGCATCGACGTGGTAGGTATAATGACGCGCCTATACTTCCTATCCAAGAAAAAGCCCTCTCTAAGCGAGCTACAGGAGCTTCTACTGGTCTCCAAGATCTTGCAGGCGAAGAGCTGGCATCTGACGTGCCAAGAGCTAAATCTCAGCCTCGCAGAGGCGACGAGCAACATGAAACAGATTGCGCAAATATTTTCGAAGGAGTTTCTGGGAGTGAACAGCGAGGAGGAGGCTCTAAGGTACTTTTTCCTCAGAATGGACGACCTCAACGAGGGGGTTAGTGCCTGA
- a CDS encoding adenosine-specific kinase — MELKFEVVDVKLPSKSNVIIGQTHFIKSVEDIAEAVSTSVPGVKFGLAFNEASGDRLVRYDGNDPELIEAAIDAAKRIGAGHVFVLFIRDAWPINVLNQLKNVQEVASIFCATANPVQVIVAETQQGRGVMGVIDGFTVVGVESEEDKKKRVEFLRKIGYKRA; from the coding sequence ATGGAGCTGAAATTCGAGGTTGTAGATGTGAAGCTCCCGTCCAAGTCGAACGTGATTATCGGCCAAACGCACTTCATTAAGAGCGTGGAGGACATAGCTGAGGCTGTATCTACGAGCGTGCCCGGAGTAAAGTTTGGGCTGGCCTTCAACGAAGCTTCGGGTGACAGGCTGGTACGCTACGACGGGAATGACCCCGAGCTCATCGAGGCAGCTATAGATGCGGCGAAGCGTATAGGCGCCGGGCATGTTTTCGTTTTGTTTATCCGGGACGCTTGGCCGATAAACGTCTTGAACCAGCTCAAAAACGTCCAGGAAGTAGCCAGTATCTTTTGTGCAACAGCTAATCCCGTTCAAGTAATCGTGGCGGAGACCCAGCAAGGGAGGGGGGTTATGGGAGTAATCGACGGCTTCACAGTTGTCGGCGTCGAGTCCGAGGAAGACAAGAAGAAGAGAGTAGAGTTCTTGAGGAAGATAGGCTACAAGAGGGCCTAG
- a CDS encoding transcription initiation factor IIB: protein MVEERKENVNPEDSEEERELRCPNCGSTRLIYDATRGEIICANCGYVMSEREIDQGAEWRAFTPEEREKRSRVGAPISRYGVESLVTDIDWGGRDAAGREISLRKRIEMLRLRKWQVRARAQSSMERNLAQAVIELERLGAQLGLPKAVLDRALDIYKSALDSNLVRGRSIESVMAAAVYAACREMRLPRTLDEIALYTRAGRKDVARCYRLLLREASLKVPLPNAADFVPRIGSLLRLSGATIKRAMEIIDQARNAGLTAGKDPAGLAAAAIYIAALQNGEMRTQKEVARAAKVTEVTVRNRYKELVKKLDIKLPVSKK, encoded by the coding sequence ATGGTTGAGGAAAGAAAAGAGAACGTTAATCCGGAGGATTCTGAGGAAGAAAGAGAGCTACGATGCCCTAACTGCGGGAGCACCAGGCTAATCTACGATGCTACGAGAGGGGAGATTATATGCGCGAATTGCGGCTACGTGATGAGCGAAAGGGAGATTGACCAAGGAGCGGAGTGGAGGGCATTCACTCCAGAGGAGAGGGAGAAGAGAAGCAGGGTAGGAGCCCCGATCTCCAGGTATGGTGTTGAAAGCCTTGTCACAGATATAGACTGGGGTGGACGGGACGCTGCGGGCCGGGAGATAAGCCTTAGGAAGAGAATCGAGATGCTACGGCTTAGGAAGTGGCAGGTACGCGCCAGAGCTCAGAGCTCAATGGAGAGAAACCTCGCCCAGGCAGTGATAGAGCTTGAGAGGCTGGGAGCACAGCTGGGTCTTCCCAAAGCAGTCCTGGACAGGGCTCTCGACATATACAAGAGCGCACTGGACAGTAACCTGGTACGCGGAAGATCGATCGAGTCCGTGATGGCAGCAGCGGTCTATGCAGCATGCAGAGAGATGCGGCTTCCGAGGACGCTTGACGAGATAGCGCTCTACACCAGAGCAGGCAGGAAGGACGTCGCTCGGTGCTATAGGTTGCTCTTGAGAGAGGCATCCTTAAAGGTGCCCCTACCCAACGCCGCCGACTTCGTGCCGAGAATAGGTTCCCTGCTACGCCTCTCCGGAGCTACGATCAAGAGAGCAATGGAGATAATCGACCAGGCCAGAAACGCTGGTCTAACCGCTGGTAAGGACCCCGCCGGGCTGGCGGCCGCCGCGATATATATCGCGGCGCTTCAGAACGGAGAGATGCGGACACAAAAGGAGGTTGCGAGGGCAGCCAAGGTCACTGAGGTCACCGTGAGGAATAGGTACAAGGAGCTAGTTAAAAAACTCGACATAAAGCTCCCCGTATCTAAGAAGTAG
- the pth2 gene encoding peptidyl-tRNA hydrolase Pth2, producing the protein MGSLKQVIVLRRDLDMGKGKMVAQGCHASVSAVLETLKRNREIVERWVEEGQRKIVVRVDSEEELLSVYRKALELGLVAVLVEDKGLTQLPPGTPTAVGIGPADEEIIDKVTGHLKLL; encoded by the coding sequence ATGGGATCTCTCAAGCAGGTCATAGTGCTGAGACGCGACCTTGATATGGGGAAGGGAAAGATGGTCGCTCAGGGGTGCCATGCATCAGTCTCGGCTGTGCTTGAGACCCTTAAGAGGAATAGGGAAATCGTGGAGAGGTGGGTCGAGGAGGGGCAGAGGAAGATCGTCGTTAGAGTTGACAGCGAGGAGGAACTACTAAGCGTGTATAGAAAAGCATTGGAGCTCGGGCTCGTAGCCGTCCTAGTAGAGGATAAAGGGTTAACTCAGCTTCCTCCAGGCACGCCCACGGCCGTGGGAATAGGACCCGCAGACGAAGAAATCATCGACAAGGTAACTGGGCACCTGAAGTTGCTATAG
- a CDS encoding DUF357 domain-containing protein, protein MERALESLKVVLPEGGVEETLRLVRGYVSDARFYLEKGDCETSIACSSYAEGLLDALRFLGRVTFEWPSVPSRRKRVLVGGVFDLLHPGHIYFLRRASELGNVYVVVARDKTVIDTKGRQPLFSEEERLEMLKALKFVSDAFLGDYPPNFANALRRVKPDIVFLGADQGGLLPIVEKAVQEAGLNVEIKVLDKRLNDYSSTKYKSLLL, encoded by the coding sequence GTGGAGAGAGCCTTAGAGAGCCTGAAGGTGGTTCTTCCAGAAGGTGGGGTCGAGGAAACACTGCGACTTGTAAGAGGCTATGTCAGTGACGCAAGGTTCTACTTGGAAAAGGGTGACTGTGAAACATCGATTGCCTGTTCCTCCTACGCCGAAGGGTTGCTCGACGCTCTAAGATTCCTTGGGAGGGTTACGTTCGAATGGCCCTCAGTGCCTTCTCGCCGGAAAAGAGTTCTGGTAGGAGGAGTCTTCGACCTGCTACACCCAGGACACATTTACTTTCTTAGGAGGGCCAGCGAGCTGGGCAACGTATACGTGGTGGTAGCACGCGACAAGACGGTTATCGACACAAAAGGTAGGCAACCCTTGTTTTCGGAGGAAGAACGATTAGAAATGCTTAAAGCGCTCAAGTTTGTCTCCGATGCGTTTCTGGGAGACTATCCCCCGAACTTCGCAAACGCTCTTAGAAGGGTTAAACCGGACATAGTGTTCCTGGGTGCAGATCAGGGAGGGCTTCTACCTATCGTTGAGAAGGCTGTTCAGGAAGCCGGGCTAAACGTAGAGATAAAAGTGCTAGACAAAAGACTGAATGACTACTCGTCGACAAAGTACAAGTCACTACTGCTGTAG
- the map gene encoding type II methionyl aminopeptidase has protein sequence MAEQLKRAGDVAREALKLAVDISHEGVPLIEIAERVEEFIRSRGALPAFPVNLSINQVAAHYTPSSNDELRVPKGSVLKIDVGVHVDGYIADCAVTVVQSGEYRRLALAAFEALKSAALALKPRSTAYDVGKVVEGAIRKYGYKPIENLTGHKIERYNLHAGKSIPNVARYEYRLVGINIGEVYAVEPFATNGVGQVIDSGWSNIYRVVSVRRISREKDLNDVLEALWKEFKGLPFAERWVSRMGFSEKELRGLVESKRVYHYPRLVEAGGGLVSQFEDTFIVDQDSAKPIVGVIESFAELVV, from the coding sequence ATGGCAGAGCAGTTGAAGCGCGCAGGGGATGTGGCTAGAGAGGCGTTAAAATTAGCGGTTGATATATCGCATGAAGGAGTCCCACTAATCGAAATAGCGGAGAGAGTTGAAGAGTTCATAAGGTCTCGGGGAGCTCTCCCGGCGTTTCCAGTAAACCTTTCCATAAACCAGGTGGCGGCTCACTATACTCCCTCGAGTAACGACGAACTGAGAGTGCCTAAAGGCTCCGTGCTTAAAATAGACGTAGGCGTACACGTCGATGGCTACATAGCTGACTGCGCCGTGACCGTCGTCCAAAGCGGGGAGTACCGGCGGCTAGCATTAGCGGCGTTCGAGGCCCTCAAAAGTGCTGCCTTGGCGCTGAAGCCTAGGAGTACCGCGTACGACGTCGGCAAGGTTGTTGAAGGCGCGATACGCAAGTACGGCTACAAGCCTATAGAGAATCTCACCGGGCATAAGATTGAAAGGTACAATCTCCACGCTGGGAAGAGTATACCCAACGTTGCCAGATATGAGTACAGGCTCGTGGGCATAAACATCGGCGAGGTTTACGCGGTAGAGCCGTTCGCGACGAACGGCGTGGGACAGGTTATCGACAGTGGGTGGAGCAATATCTACAGGGTGGTCTCCGTTAGGAGGATTTCCAGGGAGAAAGACCTAAACGACGTGCTAGAGGCGCTTTGGAAGGAGTTCAAGGGCCTCCCGTTCGCAGAGAGGTGGGTTTCGAGAATGGGGTTCAGCGAGAAGGAGCTACGAGGTCTCGTGGAGAGTAAAAGGGTGTACCACTACCCACGATTGGTAGAGGCTGGTGGTGGGCTTGTGTCGCAGTTCGAAGACACGTTTATCGTGGATCAGGATTCCGCGAAGCCGATAGTAGGAGTAATCGAGAGCTTTGCGGAGCTAGTAGTTTGA
- the dph5 gene encoding diphthine synthase — protein MLVVAGLGLCGTRDISVGLLREAEDADEIFLETYTSVSPGLRVEDLVSVLGRGVKLVTRKDLEDESARTVLEVAARGKALLLTIGNPLIATTHSSIVVEAAKRGIKVRVLPAPSIIDGIIASTGLHVYKFGRVVSLVFPEDPSLKNYPYTPYSVLKDNVSRGLHTIFLLDIRADEGRYMLFREASELLLRLEERFQENVVDENTLVIGVARATAEDEKVFAGRISEAINADLGNAPHTLIVPGELHDSEIDFLHYKTGRPVEVFKSWNAKVNAKKKQSGTSPTWREP, from the coding sequence ATGCTCGTAGTTGCTGGGCTTGGGCTCTGCGGTACGCGAGATATTTCTGTAGGGCTTTTAAGAGAAGCTGAGGATGCTGACGAGATTTTTCTCGAAACCTATACGAGTGTGTCACCGGGGCTCCGTGTAGAGGACCTTGTCAGCGTGCTGGGGCGGGGGGTCAAGCTGGTAACTAGGAAAGACTTAGAGGATGAAAGCGCTAGGACTGTACTGGAGGTAGCCGCACGAGGTAAAGCTTTGCTGTTAACCATCGGGAATCCACTAATCGCGACGACGCATTCCTCAATAGTCGTGGAGGCTGCGAAAAGAGGCATCAAGGTTAGGGTGCTACCGGCTCCCTCAATTATCGACGGTATCATAGCCTCTACGGGGCTGCACGTGTACAAGTTCGGGCGTGTGGTGAGCTTGGTGTTTCCGGAGGACCCATCTCTGAAGAACTACCCGTATACACCGTACAGCGTTCTAAAGGACAATGTTTCAAGAGGACTCCATACGATCTTTCTATTGGACATAAGGGCTGACGAGGGGAGGTACATGCTTTTCCGCGAAGCTAGCGAACTGTTACTGAGGTTAGAGGAGAGGTTTCAGGAAAACGTCGTAGACGAGAATACTCTCGTTATAGGCGTTGCTAGGGCGACTGCCGAGGACGAGAAGGTATTCGCGGGAAGGATCTCTGAGGCCATTAACGCAGACCTGGGAAACGCTCCTCACACCTTGATCGTGCCGGGCGAGCTTCACGACTCCGAAATAGATTTCTTACACTACAAGACTGGAAGACCTGTCGAGGTGTTTAAGTCGTGGAACGCGAAGGTAAATGCGAAGAAAAAGCAGAGCGGTACATCGCCAACGTGGAGAGAGCCTTAG
- a CDS encoding haloacid dehalogenase, producing MEEYSEKMKAELALIAKELDELDAQREKMLVVTREITRRAREAIFALHHGDLGKAGTELERARELIKELYELKQTHPQLYYSGGVLNAQTEYVEASLLASLLAGEGLPGFEELLVEPQAYLAGLGDLVGELRRYVLNILREGMVDKAWSILEFMEEIYVELGKFSYPEALVPGLRHKVDVARVILENTRNDVLFFERSRDLAQRIERLLEAMKGR from the coding sequence GTGGAGGAGTATTCCGAGAAAATGAAGGCTGAGCTTGCGCTGATCGCAAAGGAGCTGGACGAGCTCGACGCTCAAAGGGAGAAGATGTTGGTAGTCACTCGGGAGATTACCCGTAGAGCTCGAGAAGCTATCTTTGCGCTTCACCACGGGGATCTGGGAAAAGCCGGCACTGAGCTGGAGAGGGCGAGGGAGCTTATCAAGGAGCTCTATGAGCTTAAACAGACACACCCCCAGCTCTACTACTCGGGCGGCGTACTGAACGCGCAAACGGAGTACGTCGAAGCGTCTCTACTGGCGTCCCTGCTCGCCGGCGAAGGTCTACCCGGTTTCGAAGAGCTACTCGTAGAGCCTCAGGCCTACCTAGCCGGCCTTGGGGACCTCGTGGGAGAGCTCCGCAGGTACGTGTTGAACATTCTACGCGAAGGAATGGTGGATAAAGCCTGGAGCATACTCGAGTTCATGGAGGAGATCTACGTAGAGCTCGGGAAATTCTCCTACCCGGAGGCCCTCGTTCCCGGGTTACGGCACAAGGTAGACGTTGCGCGCGTGATACTAGAAAACACGAGGAACGACGTACTCTTCTTCGAGCGTAGCAGGGACCTGGCGCAGCGAATAGAGAGGTTGCTGGAAGCGATGAAGGGAAGATGA
- a CDS encoding endonuclease V, with amino-acid sequence MRVHRLPENFSLERARRAQLAIARMVLEEDSLPESVRRAAGVDVAFKGDYAFAAAVVVEYPSFSVVDYSVTRTEVRFPYVPTLLAFREVWPAYTALKRLKSEPDVLLVDGNGRLHPFKAGFACHLGVLVDKPTIGVAKKLLVGEVGSWKSGVAPVLYRGEVLGMAVKTSERSKPVFVSIGHKISLNTAVWIVRMFTKRGLRLPEPLRLAHLYATAYARGNMEEKDFYLDEPS; translated from the coding sequence ATGAGGGTCCATAGACTACCCGAGAACTTCTCCTTGGAGAGGGCTAGGCGTGCGCAGCTAGCTATAGCTAGGATGGTCTTAGAGGAGGACTCTCTCCCGGAGAGCGTTCGCAGAGCCGCGGGCGTGGATGTAGCCTTTAAGGGAGACTACGCATTTGCGGCGGCCGTAGTCGTCGAGTATCCCTCTTTCTCTGTCGTCGACTACTCTGTTACACGTACAGAGGTCAGGTTCCCCTACGTGCCTACGCTGCTAGCTTTCAGGGAGGTTTGGCCGGCGTACACGGCGCTGAAAAGGTTAAAGTCCGAGCCCGACGTGTTGCTTGTCGACGGAAACGGGAGGCTCCACCCATTCAAGGCGGGCTTCGCGTGTCACCTCGGAGTGCTCGTGGACAAGCCAACGATCGGCGTAGCGAAGAAGCTTCTAGTCGGAGAAGTGGGGAGCTGGAAGAGCGGCGTAGCGCCCGTGCTCTATCGCGGAGAGGTTCTCGGAATGGCTGTCAAAACCTCCGAGCGTTCAAAGCCGGTCTTTGTCAGCATAGGTCACAAAATCAGCCTAAACACAGCAGTGTGGATAGTTAGAATGTTTACAAAGAGAGGGTTAAGGTTGCCTGAACCTCTGAGACTCGCACACCTCTACGCTACAGCATACGCACGCGGAAACATGGAAGAAAAAGATTTCTATCTAGACGAGCCCAGTTAA
- a CDS encoding ATP-binding protein yields MAHAYFAGLQLQGRWGVSSDDVLLARALGEGLGSYEAPPILFLPTVTYGVGNVGGERTTRVYIARYRSPGDYLALTRPLYLDADTAFRLAESIRARLPSTKIVASIATPKLSELRALASSFSKAVDAFEVDLGVLGILYGQRKSFEAFALDIVEEFVSAAPSPVVVKVSPGVPLSDAFLKLLVDAGVGGIVFSPHPVYAVGKSLFRVHSPLLSEVYSLIWARLITELNVSTAIVSDKPLEEIKEHDPITAFDIVLFDTALMFKHLKIAGTVENDLPLNWRSIATGLLPSVTLSEEEVCADVCPYGALNPLSAGETTDAVADSRCDFCGLCLSLCRTARLVRVLSPE; encoded by the coding sequence TTGGCGCACGCCTACTTTGCCGGGCTTCAACTGCAGGGTAGGTGGGGTGTAAGCAGCGACGACGTGCTTCTCGCAAGGGCCCTCGGCGAGGGGCTGGGAAGCTACGAGGCACCGCCTATACTCTTTCTTCCCACGGTAACATACGGCGTGGGCAACGTTGGGGGTGAGCGGACAACGAGGGTTTACATCGCTAGGTACCGCTCGCCTGGTGATTACTTGGCGTTAACAAGACCGCTTTATCTCGATGCCGACACGGCATTCAGGCTGGCTGAAAGTATACGGGCACGTTTACCTTCAACGAAGATAGTTGCCTCTATTGCTACGCCGAAGCTCTCAGAGTTACGAGCGCTGGCTTCAAGCTTCTCCAAGGCTGTTGACGCCTTCGAAGTAGACCTCGGAGTTCTCGGCATTCTGTACGGCCAGCGGAAAAGTTTCGAGGCGTTCGCCCTCGACATAGTGGAGGAGTTCGTATCGGCGGCACCTAGTCCAGTCGTCGTGAAGGTCTCCCCCGGCGTACCCCTATCCGACGCGTTCCTCAAACTCCTGGTCGATGCCGGTGTAGGAGGAATAGTCTTCTCTCCCCACCCGGTGTACGCCGTGGGTAAGAGTTTGTTTCGAGTGCACTCGCCTCTTCTCTCGGAAGTGTACTCCCTGATATGGGCGCGCCTAATCACAGAGCTAAACGTTTCAACGGCGATTGTAAGCGATAAGCCGTTGGAGGAGATAAAGGAGCATGACCCTATAACGGCGTTCGACATTGTGTTATTTGATACCGCGCTCATGTTTAAGCACTTGAAGATAGCAGGCACGGTGGAGAACGACCTCCCATTGAACTGGCGTAGTATAGCTACAGGGCTCCTCCCCTCCGTCACTCTATCCGAGGAGGAGGTTTGCGCGGACGTATGTCCCTACGGCGCCTTAAACCCGTTGAGTGCGGGGGAAACAACAGACGCCGTAGCGGACAGTAGGTGCGACTTCTGCGGACTCTGTCTATCTCTGTGTAGAACAGCGAGGCTCGTGCGGGTTCTCTCTCCAGAGTAG